One part of the Anaerolineae bacterium genome encodes these proteins:
- a CDS encoding MerR family transcriptional regulator translates to MSSKDNRPVYTIATAAELLGVHPRTLRLYEAAGLVKPARRNNRRIYSNNDLRWIRCIRYLIHEQGLNQEGIRRLLALMPCWEIRGCPPEQYQNCEARRDRTTPCWAIASMTCRQEQKCHTCDVYLRARERLLDEGELQHMDEQAPELP, encoded by the coding sequence ATGAGCAGTAAGGATAACCGCCCGGTCTATACCATCGCTACCGCGGCAGAACTGTTGGGCGTCCACCCGAGGACTCTGCGCCTCTACGAGGCCGCCGGCCTGGTCAAACCCGCCCGCCGCAACAACCGCCGTATCTATTCCAACAATGACTTGCGCTGGATCCGCTGTATCCGCTACCTGATCCACGAACAGGGCCTCAATCAGGAAGGCATCCGCCGGCTGTTGGCGCTGATGCCCTGCTGGGAGATCCGCGGTTGTCCTCCCGAGCAGTACCAGAACTGTGAGGCGCGCCGTGACCGCACCACGCCCTGCTGGGCCATCGCCTCCATGACCTGCCGGCAGGAGCAGAAATGTCACACCTGCGATGTGTACCTGCGGGCGCGGGAGCGACTGCTGGATGAGGGTGAACTCCAGCACATGGATGAGCAGGCTCCGGAACTGCCGTAA
- a CDS encoding glycine cleavage system protein H → MNIDQYNFPDDLLYDREHSWARVEGSVVTQGLTDFGQSLAGEIVYVEVPRKGREVKQGEPFMSMESGKWVGRIKAVVSGKIVAANEELEWESTQVNHDPYGAGWLVKIEMSDPSELDKLMKPQDPAFAEFIAAERAKYGK, encoded by the coding sequence ATGAACATCGACCAGTACAACTTCCCCGATGATCTGCTGTACGACCGCGAACACAGTTGGGCGCGCGTGGAGGGTTCGGTGGTCACCCAGGGGCTGACCGATTTCGGTCAGAGCCTGGCCGGCGAAATCGTCTATGTGGAGGTCCCCCGCAAAGGGCGCGAGGTCAAGCAGGGCGAGCCGTTTATGTCCATGGAATCGGGCAAGTGGGTTGGCCGCATTAAAGCGGTGGTCAGCGGCAAGATCGTCGCCGCCAATGAGGAGCTGGAGTGGGAAAGCACCCAGGTCAACCATGACCCGTACGGGGCCGGCTGGCTGGTGAAGATCGAGATGTCGGACCCGTCGGAGCTGGACAAGCTGATGAAGCCGCAGGACCCGGCCTTCGCGGAGTTCATCGCCGCGGAGCGGGCGAAGTACGGCAAATAA
- a CDS encoding response regulator gives MAQETKSEAARQPVILCIEDEPEMIDLIRLILERRGYKVLGAVGGEEGMKALEAQVPDLILLDLMMPDMDGWEVFRQVRANPRLQHIPVVVVTAKAQSIDKVLGLHIAKVDDYITKPFGPQELIEAVERVLSRQAAS, from the coding sequence ATGGCGCAGGAAACAAAGTCAGAGGCCGCACGACAGCCCGTCATTCTCTGCATCGAGGACGAGCCGGAGATGATCGACCTGATCCGGCTGATCCTGGAACGCCGGGGGTATAAGGTCCTGGGGGCGGTCGGGGGCGAAGAGGGCATGAAAGCCCTGGAAGCTCAGGTGCCCGATCTCATCCTGCTGGACCTGATGATGCCTGACATGGACGGGTGGGAGGTGTTCCGGCAGGTACGGGCGAACCCGCGCCTCCAGCATATTCCCGTGGTGGTGGTCACTGCCAAGGCGCAGTCCATTGACAAGGTGCTGGGCCTGCACATTGCCAAGGTGGATGATTACATCACGAAGCCCTTCGGACCTCAGGAGCTGATCGAGGCGGTGGAGCGGGTGTTGAGCCGGCAAGCCGCTTCCTGA
- the buk gene encoding butyrate kinase produces MFRILAINPGSTSTKIAVFEDETPLFTEVIHHDAQELAKYTRIFDQYPLRRDAVLNALQRHAIPIASLHAVVGRGGLLRPIESGTYLVNERMLADLQAPKEREHASNLGAVIAHEIAVQAGVSAYIVDPVCVDEFDDIARISGLPEIERKSLSHALNMKAMGRRAGKDLGKPYHELNLVIAHMGGGISVSAHRKGRMVDVNQALDGTGPFSPERAGGLPVGDVVRMCYSGKYTYEQMMRKIVGQGGLVAHLGTNNATEVERRILAGDAHARLVYEAMAYQIAKEIGLAATVLYGQVDAIVLTGGLAHSEMLINWIRPRVEWIAPVLVYPGEDELLAMTQGVLRVLRGEEPAKEY; encoded by the coding sequence ATGTTCCGCATCCTGGCCATCAATCCCGGTTCCACATCTACCAAGATCGCCGTTTTCGAGGACGAGACGCCGCTCTTCACCGAAGTTATCCATCACGACGCCCAGGAGCTGGCAAAGTACACCCGCATTTTTGACCAGTACCCCCTGCGCAGGGACGCGGTATTGAACGCCCTTCAGCGCCACGCCATCCCCATCGCCTCCCTGCATGCGGTGGTCGGGCGGGGCGGTCTCCTGCGGCCCATTGAGAGCGGGACATATCTGGTCAACGAGCGCATGTTGGCCGACCTGCAGGCCCCGAAAGAGCGCGAGCATGCCTCGAACCTGGGCGCCGTCATCGCCCATGAGATTGCCGTGCAGGCCGGCGTCTCCGCGTACATCGTTGACCCGGTCTGCGTGGACGAGTTCGACGATATCGCCCGCATCTCCGGCCTGCCGGAGATCGAGCGCAAGTCCCTTTCCCACGCGCTGAACATGAAGGCGATGGGCCGGCGCGCCGGCAAAGACCTGGGCAAACCTTATCACGAGCTGAACCTGGTCATCGCCCACATGGGCGGCGGCATCTCGGTCAGCGCCCACCGCAAGGGCCGCATGGTGGACGTGAATCAGGCGCTGGATGGGACGGGGCCGTTCAGCCCGGAGCGCGCCGGCGGCCTGCCCGTGGGCGACGTGGTGCGCATGTGCTATTCCGGCAAGTACACCTATGAGCAAATGATGCGCAAGATCGTCGGGCAGGGCGGGCTGGTAGCGCATCTGGGCACCAACAATGCCACTGAGGTGGAGCGGCGCATCCTGGCCGGCGATGCCCACGCCCGGCTCGTCTATGAGGCCATGGCCTATCAGATCGCCAAGGAAATCGGCCTGGCCGCCACCGTGCTGTACGGCCAGGTGGATGCCATCGTGCTCACCGGCGGCCTGGCGCATTCGGAGATGCTCATCAACTGGATCCGGCCGCGGGTGGAATGGATCGCCCCGGTGCTCGTCTATCCCGGCGAGGATGAACTGCTGGCCATGACCCAGGGTGTCCTGCGCGTCCTGCGCGGTGAGGAGCCGGCGAAGGAATATTGA